The Flavobacterium faecale genome has a segment encoding these proteins:
- a CDS encoding NAD(P)/FAD-dependent oxidoreductase, which produces MIETDILIIGAGPTGLFAVFEAGLLKLKCHILDALPQPGGQLSELYPKKPIYDIPGFPEVLAGDLVDNLMEQIKQFEPGFTLGERAETIVKQEDGTFIVTSNEGTEFHAKVIAIAGGLGSFEPRKPLIDGINFYENKGVKYFIKDPEVFRDKRVVIAGGGDSALDWSIFLTDVASEVTLIHRRNEFRGALDSVEKVQELKDAGKIRMITPAEVVGINGAEHVESIVLDENGANRTIETDFFIPLFGLTPKLGPIGDWGLEIEKNAIKVNNALDYQTNIPGIFAIGDINTYPGKLKLILCGFHEATLMCQAAYQIINPGKRYVLKYTTVSGVDGFDGTRKEAPKAVVKAIN; this is translated from the coding sequence GATTGAAACAGATATCCTTATCATAGGAGCCGGTCCAACTGGTTTATTTGCCGTTTTTGAAGCAGGTTTATTAAAATTAAAATGTCACATCCTAGATGCTTTACCGCAGCCAGGTGGACAATTGTCAGAGTTATATCCAAAGAAACCAATCTACGATATCCCAGGATTTCCAGAAGTATTAGCTGGAGATTTAGTAGATAATTTGATGGAGCAAATCAAGCAATTCGAACCAGGTTTTACCTTGGGAGAGCGTGCTGAAACTATCGTTAAGCAAGAAGACGGTACGTTTATCGTAACTTCAAACGAAGGAACAGAATTTCATGCCAAAGTAATTGCTATTGCAGGTGGATTAGGAAGTTTTGAACCAAGAAAACCTTTGATTGACGGAATCAATTTCTACGAAAATAAAGGGGTTAAATATTTCATCAAAGATCCAGAAGTATTCAGAGACAAACGTGTTGTTATCGCCGGTGGTGGTGACTCTGCTTTGGACTGGAGTATTTTCTTGACCGATGTAGCTTCAGAGGTAACTTTGATTCACCGTCGTAACGAGTTTAGAGGAGCTTTGGATTCTGTAGAAAAGGTACAAGAATTAAAAGATGCTGGAAAAATCCGCATGATTACACCTGCTGAGGTAGTTGGAATCAACGGAGCAGAGCACGTTGAGTCTATCGTTTTAGACGAAAATGGAGCTAACAGAACTATCGAAACTGACTTTTTTATTCCACTTTTTGGATTGACACCTAAGTTAGGACCAATCGGAGATTGGGGATTAGAAATTGAGAAAAACGCAATCAAAGTAAACAACGCTTTGGATTACCAAACTAACATCCCAGGTATATTCGCCATCGGTGACATCAATACCTATCCAGGGAAATTGAAGTTGATTCTTTGTGGTTTCCACGAAGCAACTTTGATGTGTCAAGCGGCATACCAAATCATCAACCCAGGAAAACGTTATGTATTAAAATACACAACCGTTTCAGGGGTAGACGGATTTGACGGTACTCGTAAAGAAGCACCAAAAGCAGTGGTAAAAGCAATTAATTAA